One part of the Cyclobacteriaceae bacterium genome encodes these proteins:
- the atpH gene encoding ATP synthase F1 subunit delta, producing the protein MAEARVASRYVKSLLGLAEEQKSLDKVYQDMRLFTKVCDENRSFSVMLRSPVIRHDMKRQIMAKLFTGKVEPLTLAFFDIITKKNREPLLPAIAREFHNAYNQYKGISKASVVTAYPIDAQLRGEIESLVKKISDKKQI; encoded by the coding sequence ATGGCAGAAGCACGGGTAGCATCACGTTACGTAAAGTCATTGCTCGGCCTGGCAGAGGAGCAAAAGTCGCTGGACAAAGTTTACCAGGACATGCGTTTATTCACTAAAGTTTGTGATGAAAACCGATCCTTTTCCGTCATGCTGCGCAGCCCTGTAATTCGCCACGACATGAAGCGCCAAATCATGGCCAAACTTTTTACAGGTAAAGTTGAGCCGTTAACGCTTGCCTTTTTTGATATCATCACAAAGAAGAACCGTGAGCCGCTATTACCGGCAATTGCCCGTGAGTTTCATAATGCGTATAACCAATATAAGGGAATCAGTAAAGCATCTGTTGTTACAGCTTACCCTATCGATGCACAACTGCGTGGTGAAATTGAAAGCCTGGTTAAAAAGATCAGCGATAAAAAGCAAATTGA